In one Streptomyces sp. NBC_01288 genomic region, the following are encoded:
- a CDS encoding TetR/AcrR family transcriptional regulator, whose protein sequence is MGTTGAQGGRRVGRPRADQRPDSGLAPRAELLSAAAELFTTRGYAATTTRAVAERAGMRQASMYHYVSGKEELLADLLESTVTPSLAYARELLADDATSAEGRLWELCRTDVELLCGGSHNLGGLYLLPEVRAERFAGFHAVRAELKDAYRQLLAATAAGGALAKSELELRTDLVFGLIEGVILVHRSDPERPVSAFAEATADAALRIAGI, encoded by the coding sequence ATGGGGACAACGGGTGCACAGGGGGGCCGCCGGGTCGGCAGGCCGCGGGCCGATCAGCGGCCGGACAGCGGGCTCGCACCGCGTGCCGAACTCCTCTCCGCCGCCGCCGAGTTGTTCACCACCCGCGGCTACGCGGCCACCACCACCCGGGCCGTCGCCGAGCGCGCGGGCATGCGGCAGGCGTCGATGTACCACTACGTCTCCGGCAAGGAGGAGCTGCTCGCGGACCTCCTGGAGTCCACGGTCACGCCCTCGCTGGCGTACGCCCGGGAACTCCTCGCGGACGACGCCACGTCGGCCGAGGGTCGGCTGTGGGAGCTGTGCCGTACGGATGTCGAGCTGCTGTGCGGCGGTTCGCACAACCTGGGCGGGCTGTATCTGCTGCCCGAAGTGCGCGCCGAGCGGTTCGCCGGCTTCCATGCCGTACGCGCCGAACTCAAGGACGCCTACCGGCAGTTGCTCGCCGCGACGGCCGCCGGTGGAGCGCTCGCGAAGAGCGAGTTGGAGCTGCGGACGGATCTGGTGTTCGGGCTGATCGAGGGCGTCATCCTCGTGCACCGCTCCGACCCCGAGCGGCCGGTGTCCGCCTTCGCGGAGGCGACGGCCGACGCCGCGCTGCGCATCGCGGGAATCTGA
- a CDS encoding urea amidolyase associated protein UAAP1, with product MATATTYGARDHARAQEGKRAEAMPVVPAGDWPAPPCEAGHLVWAETVAGGNYTHRVLARGTELRLTDLRGDACAHLLLYAADRPWERLNVADTVKVQWNAYLGEGRLLLSDQGRVLASLVADTSGRHDALCGTSTLVRNTERYGDGTPQSDSPAGRELFKLAAAKNGLEPRDLPPSLSFFQGVEIRDDGSLDFTGSTGPGGSVTLRAEQDVTVLIANVPHPADPRDDYVNSPLEVLAWRAEPTEPGDPLWEATPEGHHAFLNTTEFLAARGLA from the coding sequence ATGGCGACAGCGACCACTTACGGAGCCCGCGACCACGCCCGCGCCCAGGAGGGCAAGCGGGCCGAGGCGATGCCCGTCGTCCCGGCCGGCGACTGGCCGGCCCCGCCCTGCGAGGCGGGCCACCTGGTCTGGGCCGAGACGGTGGCGGGCGGCAACTACACCCACCGCGTCCTGGCCCGCGGCACCGAACTCCGCCTGACCGACCTGCGCGGCGACGCCTGCGCCCACCTGCTCCTGTACGCGGCCGACCGCCCGTGGGAGCGCCTGAACGTCGCCGACACGGTCAAGGTCCAGTGGAACGCCTACCTCGGCGAGGGCCGGCTCCTCCTCTCCGACCAGGGCCGCGTCCTCGCCTCCCTCGTCGCCGACACCTCCGGCCGCCACGACGCGCTGTGCGGCACCTCCACCCTGGTCCGCAACACCGAGCGCTACGGCGACGGCACTCCGCAGTCCGACTCCCCCGCCGGACGCGAGTTGTTCAAGCTCGCCGCCGCCAAGAACGGCCTGGAACCACGGGACTTGCCGCCCTCGCTCTCCTTCTTCCAGGGCGTCGAGATCCGCGACGACGGCTCCCTCGACTTCACCGGCTCGACCGGCCCCGGCGGCAGCGTGACCCTGCGCGCCGAACAGGACGTGACGGTACTGATCGCGAACGTGCCGCACCCGGCCGACCCGCGCGACGACTACGTCAACTCCCCGCTGGAGGTGCTCGCTTGGCGCGCCGAGCCCACCGAGCCGGGCGACCCGCTGTGGGAGGCCACGCCCGAAGGCCACCACGCGTTCCTCAACACCACGGAATTCCTTGCCGCAAGGGGGCTCGCATGA